In uncultured Umboniibacter sp., one genomic interval encodes:
- the nagK gene encoding N-acetylglucosamine kinase, which translates to MSINSTQPLFVGIDGGGSKCRSIIVDENDHILGTGVSGPANPMNDYETAISSIVESVELALDDAKLDRSLMPNLIAGAGLAGVNFSAGRDKMLAWSHPFAEFYLTTDLHSACIGAHKGSDGAVMIVGTGSIGISVKDNDHFILGGHGFLQGDMGSGAWFGLQAVRLALSSADQLSPSTKMLDILLEKLSISHHLDIMEVMANKPARNFAQLASVVFQAAEEGDKVALEVIHEGAGYLSRLAMRLLDQSPQRFSMVGGLAPIVLPFMDERVQAVVQPTLEEPEVGALYFARQQHFKK; encoded by the coding sequence ATGTCGATAAATTCAACACAGCCCCTTTTTGTAGGCATCGACGGTGGCGGCAGTAAATGTCGTTCCATTATCGTTGACGAAAATGATCATATTTTAGGGACTGGGGTATCGGGTCCTGCTAACCCTATGAATGATTACGAAACAGCGATTAGCTCAATTGTGGAGTCAGTTGAGCTGGCTCTTGACGATGCCAAGCTTGATCGCAGTTTGATGCCCAACCTCATTGCGGGTGCTGGTTTAGCTGGTGTCAACTTCAGCGCTGGACGAGATAAGATGCTGGCGTGGTCTCATCCCTTTGCAGAGTTTTATTTAACGACAGACCTTCATAGTGCCTGTATCGGCGCGCATAAAGGGAGTGACGGCGCGGTGATGATTGTTGGTACTGGGTCCATCGGTATTAGTGTTAAAGACAACGACCATTTTATCCTGGGTGGCCATGGTTTTCTTCAGGGTGATATGGGCAGTGGGGCTTGGTTTGGTTTACAAGCGGTTCGGTTGGCTTTAAGTTCGGCCGATCAGTTGTCGCCAAGCACCAAGATGCTAGACATACTGCTCGAGAAATTATCGATTAGTCATCACTTAGATATTATGGAAGTAATGGCTAATAAGCCTGCACGCAACTTCGCACAATTGGCAAGTGTTGTGTTCCAAGCTGCCGAAGAGGGTGACAAAGTTGCACTAGAAGTCATTCACGAAGGTGCGGGTTATCTATCAAGACTTGCGATGCGACTACTTGATCAATCTCCACAGCGCTTCTCAATGGTTGGTGGATTGGCACCCATTGTACTGCCATTTATGGATGAACGTGTTCAAGCGGTGGTGCAACCTACTCTTGAAGAACCGGAAGTTGGCGCCTTGTATTTTGCTCGGCAACAACATTTTAAAAAATAG
- a CDS encoding alpha-amylase family protein → MSLKPSRRTLQAILATLMIIGCSAEQPSQDQAQETTDDQTSSEQTKVVIYQVFTRLFGNTETANIPWGTIEQNGVGKFSDFTPEALQGIRELGTTHIWYTGVPHHAVIRDYSAIGISLDDPDVVKGRAGSPYAVKDYYNVNPDLADDPLERLEEFDALIARTHNAGMKVIIDIVPNHVARRYESISAPAGIESFGANDDTSVEYARDNNFYYILGEEFSVPEPINGILPLNGEAHSYSDGLFSESPAKWTGNGSRLAQPHANDWYETVKINYGVRPDGSYDFPTLPPELHGANFREHLNFWDSVDVPDSWQKFRDITQFWLARGVDGFRYDMAEMVPVEFWSYLNSHIKATHADAFLLAEVYNPDLYRSYLHLGLMDTLYDKVGFYDTLKPLMQGGGSVTKLFAIHETVADISPRMLHFLENHDEQRIASDEFAGSALPGRPGMLVSATISSSPTLLYFGQDVGEDGMLDAGFGRRTRTTIFDYWGVPAHQRWMNNGAFDGGKLSEDEEALREFYTNLMGFTANSSAVMGDMIELHSHNLEANTGYSDQDMAFLRIRDGEWFLTVASFRNSPASYTLIIPNDIKARLSMSEQTRLIDRLSNQPIEFTLDNDGAKIHINVEAFNGLIVSSQ, encoded by the coding sequence ATGAGCCTTAAGCCCTCTCGCCGAACGCTACAAGCTATTCTCGCCACCCTCATGATCATTGGCTGTAGTGCAGAACAACCCAGCCAAGATCAAGCGCAAGAAACCACCGATGATCAGACTTCTTCAGAGCAAACTAAAGTGGTGATCTACCAGGTTTTCACGCGTCTTTTTGGCAACACAGAGACGGCTAATATCCCCTGGGGAACGATTGAACAAAATGGCGTGGGCAAGTTTAGCGACTTCACTCCCGAGGCACTCCAGGGTATTCGCGAACTCGGAACTACCCATATTTGGTATACTGGCGTGCCTCACCATGCAGTTATTCGCGATTATAGCGCCATCGGAATTAGCCTTGATGACCCCGATGTGGTTAAGGGGCGAGCGGGTTCACCGTACGCCGTTAAAGACTACTACAACGTCAATCCTGATCTCGCTGACGACCCTCTCGAGCGCCTTGAAGAATTCGATGCGCTCATTGCACGTACCCACAATGCTGGCATGAAGGTCATTATTGATATTGTCCCCAATCATGTCGCTCGCCGCTATGAATCAATTTCCGCCCCAGCTGGAATAGAGAGCTTTGGCGCTAACGACGACACGTCAGTAGAATATGCGCGAGACAACAACTTCTACTACATTCTGGGTGAAGAGTTCTCAGTCCCAGAACCTATCAACGGCATACTCCCGCTAAATGGCGAGGCTCATTCATACTCCGATGGGCTCTTCAGTGAGTCCCCCGCTAAGTGGACCGGTAATGGCTCTCGACTGGCGCAACCCCACGCTAATGACTGGTATGAGACAGTCAAAATTAATTATGGAGTTAGGCCCGATGGGAGTTATGACTTCCCCACCCTTCCTCCGGAACTCCATGGCGCTAATTTTCGCGAACATCTCAATTTTTGGGATAGCGTAGACGTTCCTGATTCGTGGCAGAAGTTTCGCGATATTACCCAATTTTGGTTAGCGCGCGGCGTTGATGGCTTCCGCTACGACATGGCAGAAATGGTTCCGGTGGAATTCTGGAGTTACCTCAACAGCCATATCAAAGCAACTCATGCAGATGCCTTTTTACTAGCCGAAGTTTATAACCCTGATCTGTATCGCAGCTACCTACATCTAGGACTCATGGATACGCTCTACGACAAGGTCGGTTTTTACGACACCCTAAAGCCGTTGATGCAGGGTGGCGGCTCTGTGACGAAGCTCTTTGCTATTCACGAAACCGTTGCTGATATCAGTCCACGGATGCTACATTTTCTTGAGAATCACGATGAGCAAAGGATTGCTAGCGATGAATTCGCAGGCAGTGCACTACCAGGTAGACCTGGAATGTTAGTGTCGGCAACCATTTCAAGCTCTCCCACACTACTTTATTTCGGGCAAGATGTTGGCGAAGATGGCATGCTTGATGCCGGCTTTGGTAGGCGAACGCGCACGACGATCTTTGACTATTGGGGTGTACCCGCCCATCAACGATGGATGAATAACGGAGCTTTCGATGGCGGTAAATTGAGCGAAGATGAGGAAGCGCTGCGTGAGTTCTATACCAACCTAATGGGTTTCACGGCCAATAGCTCTGCCGTCATGGGTGATATGATTGAACTTCATTCCCATAATTTAGAGGCCAACACTGGCTACAGTGATCAAGATATGGCCTTTCTGAGGATTCGGGATGGCGAATGGTTTTTAACGGTCGCAAGTTTTCGCAATAGTCCTGCTTCCTATACCCTCATAATTCCTAATGACATCAAAGCGCGACTTAGCATGAGCGAACAGACCCGATTAATTGACAGACTTAGTAACCAGCCGATTGAATTTACCCTCGACAATGACGGGGCTAAAATTCATATTAATGTCGAGGCATTCAACGGATTAATAGTCAGTTCGCAATAG
- a CDS encoding TIM-barrel domain-containing protein yields MLTRLANFSIAAIAFFAAAICHADKLLSYEFSTSSLSLSTTEGYYHLELLHEDAIRVDFMATLENRAPSRAISPNLSPTQAGFNEAGQQLVFGSNTLQAVIHSDPLSIKFLRDGELVLTETLNIQSDSGASSAVFSITDNEILMGGGSRVLGVDRRGHKLPLYNRAHYGFETHSEQMYYSLPLILSDKHYAILWDNPSSGWLDLDSSANNQLQFASDFGPASFVIIAGDSLQSLVRNYVKTTGYQPLPPRWSLGLYASRFGYHSEQEAREVVAAFKEQDFPLDAIVLDLYWFGKEMKGTMGNLEWDADNWPTPGKMISDFQDSGVNTVLITEPFILTSSSKWDSAVEAEALAVNHEGHPKTFDFYFGNTGLVDVFSDAGQNWFAQNYRRLASYGVAGWWGDLGEPEVHPEDSFHQVSDQLLPANSLHNAYGHQWANLLDETLRSEQPNQRPFIMMRAGYAGSQRFGLIPWTGDVNRSWGGLQSQVELSLQAGLQGLAYMHSDIGGFAGGEVFDPELYVRWFQYGVFQPVLRPHAQENIASEPVFHDADTQSLTRPYAKLRYRLLPYLYSLSYLNSTLGDPMMRPMSYLTNNQNDLLNTSQYLYGDAFLVHPIVEDGKRHAEINLPSGYYWYDFWSNDVYTGGQTIRYEAPISRLPLLVRGGSFVTMTREELANTAAYQGDELDIHFYFDANVSLSSGQIFEDDGQDPNSITNNSFELINLTVEHDGSVLRGAIISQGDGYQGMPDQRDLRIIIHGLSEAPTELLVNGSSQSIEFDGESQTLSFSLQHTLRTETQWKLKL; encoded by the coding sequence ATGTTAACTCGCCTCGCCAACTTCAGTATTGCCGCGATAGCCTTTTTCGCCGCGGCTATCTGTCATGCAGATAAGCTCCTTAGTTATGAATTTTCGACATCCAGTTTATCCCTCTCTACTACAGAGGGGTACTACCATCTCGAACTGCTTCACGAAGACGCCATCCGTGTAGATTTCATGGCAACATTAGAGAATAGAGCTCCGTCCAGAGCTATTTCACCCAATCTCAGTCCCACTCAGGCTGGCTTTAATGAAGCGGGCCAACAGCTAGTCTTCGGTTCGAATACATTACAAGCCGTAATTCACTCAGACCCGCTTTCCATCAAGTTCCTTCGTGATGGTGAGCTGGTGTTGACCGAAACACTTAATATCCAATCCGATTCTGGCGCCAGTAGCGCAGTCTTTTCTATTACTGATAATGAGATACTCATGGGCGGCGGTTCAAGGGTATTGGGAGTCGATCGTCGCGGCCATAAATTACCTCTCTACAATCGCGCTCATTACGGTTTCGAAACGCACAGCGAACAAATGTACTATTCCTTGCCCTTAATTCTCTCTGATAAACACTATGCGATTCTTTGGGATAATCCTTCCTCCGGATGGTTGGACCTAGACAGTAGTGCTAATAACCAGCTCCAGTTCGCGAGCGATTTTGGCCCAGCCTCCTTTGTCATCATTGCCGGAGACTCACTGCAATCACTTGTTAGAAACTATGTTAAGACCACGGGGTATCAACCGCTTCCACCTCGCTGGTCCCTGGGGTTGTATGCATCGCGCTTCGGTTACCACTCAGAACAGGAGGCACGTGAGGTAGTGGCCGCCTTCAAGGAACAAGACTTTCCACTGGACGCGATTGTGCTCGACCTCTATTGGTTCGGCAAAGAGATGAAAGGCACGATGGGAAACCTGGAGTGGGATGCGGACAACTGGCCGACTCCCGGAAAAATGATCAGCGACTTTCAGGATAGTGGCGTAAACACTGTGCTCATCACCGAACCCTTTATTCTGACTAGCTCGTCTAAATGGGACAGCGCTGTTGAAGCCGAAGCGTTGGCCGTCAATCACGAAGGACATCCCAAAACCTTCGACTTTTACTTTGGCAACACCGGCTTGGTAGACGTCTTTTCCGACGCGGGTCAAAACTGGTTTGCGCAGAATTACCGTCGGCTGGCGAGCTATGGTGTCGCTGGATGGTGGGGGGACTTAGGTGAACCTGAGGTTCACCCCGAGGATAGCTTCCATCAGGTGAGCGATCAGTTACTTCCCGCTAATTCTCTACACAATGCCTACGGGCACCAGTGGGCAAACCTATTAGACGAAACACTCCGTAGCGAACAGCCCAATCAACGACCCTTTATTATGATGCGAGCGGGCTACGCGGGCTCTCAGCGATTCGGTTTAATTCCCTGGACTGGCGACGTCAATCGTTCATGGGGTGGACTACAATCTCAGGTTGAGCTCTCCCTGCAGGCCGGACTTCAGGGTCTGGCCTATATGCACTCAGATATTGGCGGTTTTGCCGGTGGCGAGGTATTTGACCCGGAACTTTACGTACGCTGGTTCCAGTATGGTGTGTTTCAACCTGTACTCCGTCCTCACGCCCAAGAGAACATAGCCTCGGAACCCGTATTTCATGACGCCGATACCCAGTCACTTACCCGTCCCTACGCAAAGCTGCGATATCGTTTACTGCCCTATCTCTATAGTCTATCGTACCTCAATAGTACGCTGGGAGATCCAATGATGCGGCCGATGAGCTACCTCACTAACAATCAGAATGATCTATTGAACACTTCTCAGTACCTCTACGGTGATGCTTTCTTAGTCCACCCCATTGTTGAAGACGGGAAGCGGCATGCCGAGATCAATCTCCCTAGTGGCTACTATTGGTATGATTTTTGGTCCAACGACGTTTATACCGGTGGCCAAACTATTCGCTACGAAGCTCCCATCAGCCGACTACCCCTGCTAGTTCGGGGCGGCTCTTTCGTGACCATGACCCGAGAGGAGCTCGCCAACACCGCTGCCTACCAGGGGGACGAATTGGATATCCACTTCTATTTTGATGCCAATGTTTCGCTAAGCAGCGGGCAGATTTTTGAAGACGATGGGCAGGATCCGAATTCAATTACCAATAATAGCTTCGAGCTCATTAACTTAACCGTGGAACATGATGGTTCGGTACTTCGAGGAGCAATCATCAGCCAAGGTGATGGATATCAGGGGATGCCCGATCAGCGTGACCTTCGAATAATCATTCACGGCCTAAGCGAAGCGCCAACTGAGCTGTTAGTTAACGGCTCTTCCCAGTCAATCGAGTTCGATGGTGAGTCCCAAACGCTGTCATTTTCTCTACAACATACATTACGCACCGAAACTCAATGGAAGCTGAAACTATGA